Proteins encoded in a region of the Ursus arctos isolate Adak ecotype North America unplaced genomic scaffold, UrsArc2.0 scaffold_2, whole genome shotgun sequence genome:
- the RPUSD1 gene encoding RNA pseudouridylate synthase domain-containing protein 1 isoform X2 — MEPGRIENLSVVYQSQDFLVVNKHWDLRIDSRMWRETPTLQKQLRHHFPELADPDTYYGFRFCHQLDFSTSGALCVALNKAAAGSAYKCFKERRVTKAYLALVRGHVRENRMTINYAIGRNSTEGRAHTMCIEGTQGCENPKPSLTELVVLEHGLYAGDPVSKVLLQPLTGRTHQLRVHCSALSHPVVGDLTYGQALDQEDQPFRMMLHAFYLRIPTHAERVEACTPDPFVPALDACWSPHTLVQSLDQLVQVLKAAPDPDPTEGSPGPCSTPTPPSKPPETEAQRSSCLQWLSEWTLEPDN; from the exons ATGGAACCCGGACGAATAGAGAACTTGTCCGTGGTGTACCAGAGCCAGGACTTCCTGGTGGTGAACAAGCACTGGGACCTGCGTATCGACAGCAGGATGTGGCGCGAGACTCCGACCCTCCAGAAGCAGCTGCGCCACCACTTTCCTGAGTTGGCGGATCCTGACACCTACTATGGGTTCAG gttctgccACCAGTTGGACTTCTCCACCAGCGGGGCGCTCTGTGTGGCCTTGAACAAGGCGGCAGCGGGCAGCGCTTACAAGTGCTTCAAGGAGCGGCGCGTCACCAAGGCTTATCTGGCTCTG GTGCGGGGACACGTGCGGGAGAACCGGATGACCATCAACTATGCCATTGGCAGGAACAGCACCGAGGGTCGGGCTCACACCATGTGCATCGAGGGCACTCAGG GCTGCGAGAACCCGAAACCAAGCCTTACAGAGCTGGTGGTTCTGGAGCATGGGCTGTATGCCGGCGATCCTGTCTCCAAAGTACTGCTGCAGCCCCTCACAG GTCGGACACACCAGCTGCGTGTGCATTGCAGTGCCCTCAGCCATCCTGTCGTGGGGGACCTGACGTACGGGCAGGCACTGGACCAAGAAGACCAGCCGTTCCGCATGATGCTGCACGCCTTTTATCTGCGCATCCCCACTCACGCCGAGCGTGTGGAGGCCTGCACACCAGATCCCTTCGTGCCGGCGCTCGATGCCTGCTGGAGCCCCCACACCCTGGTGCAGTCACTGGACCAGCTCGTCCAGGTCCTGAAGGCTGCTCCAGACCCTGATCCCACAGAAGGGAGCCCTGGGCCTTGCAGCACTCCCACGCCCCCCAGCAAGCCCCCTGAGACAGAGGCACAGCGGTCCTCATGCCTGCAGTGGCTATCAGAGTGGACCTTGGAGCCTGACAACTGA
- the RPUSD1 gene encoding RNA pseudouridylate synthase domain-containing protein 1 isoform X3, producing the protein MEPGRIENLSVVYQSQDFLVVNKHWDLRIDSRMWRETPTLQKQLRHHFPELADPDTYYGFRFCHQLDFSTSGALCVALNKAAAGSAYKCFKERRVTKAYLALEQHRGSGSHHVHRGHSGLREPETKPYRAGGSGAWAVCRRSCLQSTAAAPHSALSHPVVGDLTYGQALDQEDQPFRMMLHAFYLRIPTHAERVEACTPDPFVPALDACWSPHTLVQSLDQLVQVLKAAPDPDPTEGSPGPCSTPTPPSKPPETEAQRSSCLQWLSEWTLEPDN; encoded by the exons ATGGAACCCGGACGAATAGAGAACTTGTCCGTGGTGTACCAGAGCCAGGACTTCCTGGTGGTGAACAAGCACTGGGACCTGCGTATCGACAGCAGGATGTGGCGCGAGACTCCGACCCTCCAGAAGCAGCTGCGCCACCACTTTCCTGAGTTGGCGGATCCTGACACCTACTATGGGTTCAG gttctgccACCAGTTGGACTTCTCCACCAGCGGGGCGCTCTGTGTGGCCTTGAACAAGGCGGCAGCGGGCAGCGCTTACAAGTGCTTCAAGGAGCGGCGCGTCACCAAGGCTTATCTGGCTCTG GAACAGCACCGAGGGTCGGGCTCACACCATGTGCATCGAGGGCACTCAGG GCTGCGAGAACCCGAAACCAAGCCTTACAGAGCTGGTGGTTCTGGAGCATGGGCTGTATGCCGGCGATCCTGTCTCCAAAGTACTGCTGCAGCCCCTCACAG TGCCCTCAGCCATCCTGTCGTGGGGGACCTGACGTACGGGCAGGCACTGGACCAAGAAGACCAGCCGTTCCGCATGATGCTGCACGCCTTTTATCTGCGCATCCCCACTCACGCCGAGCGTGTGGAGGCCTGCACACCAGATCCCTTCGTGCCGGCGCTCGATGCCTGCTGGAGCCCCCACACCCTGGTGCAGTCACTGGACCAGCTCGTCCAGGTCCTGAAGGCTGCTCCAGACCCTGATCCCACAGAAGGGAGCCCTGGGCCTTGCAGCACTCCCACGCCCCCCAGCAAGCCCCCTGAGACAGAGGCACAGCGGTCCTCATGCCTGCAGTGGCTATCAGAGTGGACCTTGGAGCCTGACAACTGA
- the RPUSD1 gene encoding RNA pseudouridylate synthase domain-containing protein 1 isoform X1, which translates to MEPGRIENLSVVYQSQDFLVVNKHWDLRIDSRMWRETPTLQKQLRHHFPELADPDTYYGFRFCHQLDFSTSGALCVALNKAAAGSAYKCFKERRVTKAYLALQVRGHVRENRMTINYAIGRNSTEGRAHTMCIEGTQGCENPKPSLTELVVLEHGLYAGDPVSKVLLQPLTGRTHQLRVHCSALSHPVVGDLTYGQALDQEDQPFRMMLHAFYLRIPTHAERVEACTPDPFVPALDACWSPHTLVQSLDQLVQVLKAAPDPDPTEGSPGPCSTPTPPSKPPETEAQRSSCLQWLSEWTLEPDN; encoded by the exons ATGGAACCCGGACGAATAGAGAACTTGTCCGTGGTGTACCAGAGCCAGGACTTCCTGGTGGTGAACAAGCACTGGGACCTGCGTATCGACAGCAGGATGTGGCGCGAGACTCCGACCCTCCAGAAGCAGCTGCGCCACCACTTTCCTGAGTTGGCGGATCCTGACACCTACTATGGGTTCAG gttctgccACCAGTTGGACTTCTCCACCAGCGGGGCGCTCTGTGTGGCCTTGAACAAGGCGGCAGCGGGCAGCGCTTACAAGTGCTTCAAGGAGCGGCGCGTCACCAAGGCTTATCTGGCTCTG CAGGTGCGGGGACACGTGCGGGAGAACCGGATGACCATCAACTATGCCATTGGCAGGAACAGCACCGAGGGTCGGGCTCACACCATGTGCATCGAGGGCACTCAGG GCTGCGAGAACCCGAAACCAAGCCTTACAGAGCTGGTGGTTCTGGAGCATGGGCTGTATGCCGGCGATCCTGTCTCCAAAGTACTGCTGCAGCCCCTCACAG GTCGGACACACCAGCTGCGTGTGCATTGCAGTGCCCTCAGCCATCCTGTCGTGGGGGACCTGACGTACGGGCAGGCACTGGACCAAGAAGACCAGCCGTTCCGCATGATGCTGCACGCCTTTTATCTGCGCATCCCCACTCACGCCGAGCGTGTGGAGGCCTGCACACCAGATCCCTTCGTGCCGGCGCTCGATGCCTGCTGGAGCCCCCACACCCTGGTGCAGTCACTGGACCAGCTCGTCCAGGTCCTGAAGGCTGCTCCAGACCCTGATCCCACAGAAGGGAGCCCTGGGCCTTGCAGCACTCCCACGCCCCCCAGCAAGCCCCCTGAGACAGAGGCACAGCGGTCCTCATGCCTGCAGTGGCTATCAGAGTGGACCTTGGAGCCTGACAACTGA
- the RPUSD1 gene encoding RNA pseudouridylate synthase domain-containing protein 1 isoform X6, with translation MCIEGTQGCENPKPSLTELVVLEHGLYAGDPVSKVLLQPLTGRTHQLRVHCSALSHPVVGDLTYGQALDQEDQPFRMMLHAFYLRIPTHAERVEACTPDPFVPALDACWSPHTLVQSLDQLVQVLKAAPDPDPTEGSPGPCSTPTPPSKPPETEAQRSSCLQWLSEWTLEPDN, from the exons ATGTGCATCGAGGGCACTCAGG GCTGCGAGAACCCGAAACCAAGCCTTACAGAGCTGGTGGTTCTGGAGCATGGGCTGTATGCCGGCGATCCTGTCTCCAAAGTACTGCTGCAGCCCCTCACAG GTCGGACACACCAGCTGCGTGTGCATTGCAGTGCCCTCAGCCATCCTGTCGTGGGGGACCTGACGTACGGGCAGGCACTGGACCAAGAAGACCAGCCGTTCCGCATGATGCTGCACGCCTTTTATCTGCGCATCCCCACTCACGCCGAGCGTGTGGAGGCCTGCACACCAGATCCCTTCGTGCCGGCGCTCGATGCCTGCTGGAGCCCCCACACCCTGGTGCAGTCACTGGACCAGCTCGTCCAGGTCCTGAAGGCTGCTCCAGACCCTGATCCCACAGAAGGGAGCCCTGGGCCTTGCAGCACTCCCACGCCCCCCAGCAAGCCCCCTGAGACAGAGGCACAGCGGTCCTCATGCCTGCAGTGGCTATCAGAGTGGACCTTGGAGCCTGACAACTGA
- the RPUSD1 gene encoding RNA pseudouridylate synthase domain-containing protein 1 isoform X4, whose amino-acid sequence MEPGRIENLSVVYQSQDFLVVNKHWDLRIDSRMWRETPTLQKQLRHHFPELADPDTYYGFRFCHQLDFSTSGALCVALNKAAAGSAYKCFKERRVTKAYLALQVRGHVRENRMTINYAIGRNSTEGRAHTMCIEGTQGCENPKPSLTELVVLEHGLYAGDPVSKVLLQPLTVPLAHRSDTPAACALQCPQPSCRGGPDVRAGTGPRRPAVPHDAARLLSAHPHSRRACGGLHTRSLRAGARCLLEPPHPGAVTGPARPGPEGCSRP is encoded by the exons ATGGAACCCGGACGAATAGAGAACTTGTCCGTGGTGTACCAGAGCCAGGACTTCCTGGTGGTGAACAAGCACTGGGACCTGCGTATCGACAGCAGGATGTGGCGCGAGACTCCGACCCTCCAGAAGCAGCTGCGCCACCACTTTCCTGAGTTGGCGGATCCTGACACCTACTATGGGTTCAG gttctgccACCAGTTGGACTTCTCCACCAGCGGGGCGCTCTGTGTGGCCTTGAACAAGGCGGCAGCGGGCAGCGCTTACAAGTGCTTCAAGGAGCGGCGCGTCACCAAGGCTTATCTGGCTCTG CAGGTGCGGGGACACGTGCGGGAGAACCGGATGACCATCAACTATGCCATTGGCAGGAACAGCACCGAGGGTCGGGCTCACACCATGTGCATCGAGGGCACTCAGG GCTGCGAGAACCCGAAACCAAGCCTTACAGAGCTGGTGGTTCTGGAGCATGGGCTGTATGCCGGCGATCCTGTCTCCAAAGTACTGCTGCAGCCCCTCACAG TCCCCTTGGCTCACAGGTCGGACACACCAGCTGCGTGTGCATTGCAGTGCCCTCAGCCATCCTGTCGTGGGGGACCTGACGTACGGGCAGGCACTGGACCAAGAAGACCAGCCGTTCCGCATGATGCTGCACGCCTTTTATCTGCGCATCCCCACTCACGCCGAGCGTGTGGAGGCCTGCACACCAGATCCCTTCGTGCCGGCGCTCGATGCCTGCTGGAGCCCCCACACCCTGGTGCAGTCACTGGACCAGCTCGTCCAGGTCCTGAAGGCTGCTCCAGACCCTGA
- the RPUSD1 gene encoding RNA pseudouridylate synthase domain-containing protein 1 isoform X5: MEPGRIENLSVVYQSQDFLVVNKHWDLRIDSRMWRETPTLQKQLRHHFPELADPDTYYGFRFCHQLDFSTSGALCVALNKAAAGSAYKCFKERRVTKAYLALEQHRGSGSHHVHRGHSGLREPETKPYRAGGSGAWAVCRRSCLQSTAAAPHRSDTPAACALQCPQPSCRGGPDVRAGTGPRRPAVPHDAARLLSAHPHSRRACGGLHTRSLRAGARCLLEPPHPGAVTGPARPGPEGCSRP, encoded by the exons ATGGAACCCGGACGAATAGAGAACTTGTCCGTGGTGTACCAGAGCCAGGACTTCCTGGTGGTGAACAAGCACTGGGACCTGCGTATCGACAGCAGGATGTGGCGCGAGACTCCGACCCTCCAGAAGCAGCTGCGCCACCACTTTCCTGAGTTGGCGGATCCTGACACCTACTATGGGTTCAG gttctgccACCAGTTGGACTTCTCCACCAGCGGGGCGCTCTGTGTGGCCTTGAACAAGGCGGCAGCGGGCAGCGCTTACAAGTGCTTCAAGGAGCGGCGCGTCACCAAGGCTTATCTGGCTCTG GAACAGCACCGAGGGTCGGGCTCACACCATGTGCATCGAGGGCACTCAGG GCTGCGAGAACCCGAAACCAAGCCTTACAGAGCTGGTGGTTCTGGAGCATGGGCTGTATGCCGGCGATCCTGTCTCCAAAGTACTGCTGCAGCCCCTCACAG GTCGGACACACCAGCTGCGTGTGCATTGCAGTGCCCTCAGCCATCCTGTCGTGGGGGACCTGACGTACGGGCAGGCACTGGACCAAGAAGACCAGCCGTTCCGCATGATGCTGCACGCCTTTTATCTGCGCATCCCCACTCACGCCGAGCGTGTGGAGGCCTGCACACCAGATCCCTTCGTGCCGGCGCTCGATGCCTGCTGGAGCCCCCACACCCTGGTGCAGTCACTGGACCAGCTCGTCCAGGTCCTGAAGGCTGCTCCAGACCCTGA